In one window of Candidatus Kinetoplastibacterium blastocrithidii (ex Strigomonas culicis) DNA:
- a CDS encoding squalene/phytoene synthase family protein, which yields MTPYEYCKKEFAPAGSNMYYSTILLPKKQERTLISIYAIHKTIENILSDCHTTTVAYSKIAWWKNQIHSMLKESSDHPIIKELSMHIKEYPFICDELSDFIHKIESILEKKIFYKWEDLYNNYWTTNRIICKFFNKVFLNDDDNTTIYNEKIGVAMQLTNSIQNIYINAKNGIIFLPYEELNQFGLRTKDVNDSKNSENLKQLIELQINRAKNLYREAISNINSSNYKKYRESFTMAAINYAILEKIESSKINISKEKISITPIKKLWISWRTLKSNGNNFIKKLLPYNM from the coding sequence ATGACACCCTATGAATATTGCAAAAAAGAATTTGCTCCTGCCGGATCAAATATGTATTATTCTACTATTTTATTGCCAAAAAAACAGGAAAGAACTCTGATTTCAATATATGCTATACATAAAACAATTGAGAACATATTGTCAGATTGCCATACAACGACAGTAGCTTATTCAAAGATTGCATGGTGGAAAAATCAAATTCATAGCATGCTAAAAGAATCATCTGATCATCCAATAATTAAAGAATTATCTATGCATATCAAGGAATATCCATTTATTTGCGATGAATTAAGTGATTTTATACATAAAATAGAAAGTATTCTAGAAAAAAAAATTTTTTATAAATGGGAGGATTTATATAATAACTACTGGACAACTAATAGGATAATATGCAAATTTTTTAACAAAGTATTCTTGAATGATGATGATAATACTACTATTTATAATGAGAAGATAGGAGTAGCTATGCAACTTACAAATTCAATACAAAACATATATATAAATGCAAAAAATGGGATTATATTCTTGCCATATGAAGAGTTAAATCAATTTGGATTGAGGACAAAAGACGTAAATGATAGCAAAAATTCAGAAAACCTAAAACAATTAATAGAGCTTCAAATAAATAGAGCAAAGAATCTATATCGAGAAGCTATCTCTAATATTAATTCATCCAATTATAAGAAATATAGAGAAAGTTTCACAATGGCTGCCATAAATTACGCTATACTAGAAAAAATAGAATCAAGCAAAATAAACATTTCCAAGGAAAAAATATCCATAACCCCAATAAAAAAATTATGGATATCATGGAGAACACTAAAAAGCAATGGCAATAACTTTATAAAAAAATTATTGCCATATAATATGTAA